The Streptomyces sp. TLI_105 DNA segment GGCCTCGGCCTTCTTCAGGCCGGCGTAGGCGGCGTCGTTGAACGACTGGTCGCCACGGCCGCCGATGTCGTACGCGAGGGCGGCCTTGAGGGCGCCCGACGCCGAGGACGAGCTGGAGCTCGAACCCGAGTCGTTGGACGACTTGCCACACGCGGTGACGGACAGGGCGAGCGCCGCGGAGGCGATGCCCACGGTCGTGATCCTGGTGATCCGGCGCAAGAGGAGGGTCCCTTCAAGACTGACCGAAAGCGCCTCTTCCGGCGCTGGTTTCGCGGCGATCGTAACGCGCGTAGATGTCAGTTAAAGACCCGTTCATGAGTCGTTATCGGATCGTCGCGAACCGGCCAGCCGAGGCTACCGGGGGCGTTCGGCCCGGTACCGCCGGTTATACCGCCGGGGACGGGCGCCCGAACAGGGGTCGGGAGGCGACACGCGGCGCGCTGGGCCGGCCGGGGGACAGCGGGGGGCCGGACGGATGACCGGGCGAACGACCGGGCCGATGACCGGGCGGACCGGCTGCCCGCCCGGTGCGCCTCCCCCGCCGTCCGGCCGGAAATCCCGGTGCGTCTCCCCCGCCGTACGGCCGGAAATCAGTGCTGGGGCGCGGCGTCGAGGAGGGCGGCGGCCGTGAAGAGCTCCACGCCGGACTCGATGCACCGCTCGTCCACGTCGAAGTCGCCGGCGTGCAGGTCGCGGACCCGGGTGTCGCCGGGGGTGCGGACGCCGAGGCGGGCCATGGCGCCGGGGACGTGCTCCAGGTACCAGGAGAAGTCCTCGCCGCCGAGGCTCTGCTCGGTGTCCTCGATCGCGTACGGTCCGCGCCGGGCCGTCATGGCGTCGTGGAGCAGCTCGGCGACGGCCGGGTCGTTGACGACCGGGGGGACGCCGCGGACGTAGGTGACGGTCGACTTGGCCCGGTGCAGGGTCGCGACCTCGTCGATCGCGGCGTGGACCAGGTCGGGAGCCTCGCGCCAGGTGGGGAGGTCGAGGCAGCGGACGGTGCCGGAGAGCTCGGCGTGCTGCGGGATGACGTTGGGGGCGTGGCCGGCCTCGATGCGGCCCCAGGTGACGGAGAGGCCCGAGCGGGCGTCGACGCGGCGGGCGAGGACGGCGGGGACGTCGGTGGCGACCCGGGCGGCGGCGGTGACGAGGTCGGTGGTGAGGTGCGGGCGGGCGGTGTGGCCGCCGGGGCCGTCGAGGGTGATCTCCAGGCGGTCGCAG contains these protein-coding regions:
- a CDS encoding amidohydrolase, producing MNQLKSREPGSVTLPGTLSEPLRAELVAFRRDLHMHPELGNQEFRTTAALKARLEAAGLAPKVLPGGTGLSCDIGSRAVGRSMLAIRADLDALPIPDVKTVAYRSTVANRAHACGHDVHTTTVLGAGLVLADLDRQGLLPNAVRLIFQPAEEVLPGGAADAVEAGILDGVGRIIAVHCDPRVDAGKIGLRAGPITSACDRLEITLDGPGGHTARPHLTTDLVTAAARVATDVPAVLARRVDARSGLSVTWGRIEAGHAPNVIPQHAELSGTVRCLDLPTWREAPDLVHAAIDEVATLHRAKSTVTYVRGVPPVVNDPAVAELLHDAMTARRGPYAIEDTEQSLGGEDFSWYLEHVPGAMARLGVRTPGDTRVRDLHAGDFDVDERCIESGVELFTAAALLDAAPQH